Within the Merismopedia glauca CCAP 1448/3 genome, the region AAGCAGCAGGATTGGGATATTCGTGATTAATCAGCCAACCGACATGAGAATGCCATAATCCCTGAATTGTGCCCCAAAATCCTTCACCGTGAAGATTAGGGGAGTGAGGATCGCCTGGTTCATCGCTATACTCGTGATGGCGACGATGCACTGCTACCCAAGAAATTAAAGCTCCTTGAGCCGCCATCGAGCCTAAAATGACAAATAATACCCGCATGGCTGGGCTAGTTTTAAAAGATTGATGGGTAAAATGTCGATGGAAGCCGACACTCACACCAGTCATGGTTAACGCCCACATAGCAATGACTAAACCCACCTCAATCGAACCAATCGGTAGCCACCACAAGGAAGCGATCGCTACAAGAAAGCCCACAAAAGGTAGGACGTTATACCAGATAAAATGATTGATTTGCAGACTTTTTATATAATCATTGGCTATAGTTCTCGATTTTTTCGCAGAAACTACGGCTGGTTCGGGATTTTGTGTGTTAGCCAACTCAATTGACATGGTTTGACTGCTCCGTAAATTAAGGAAGAAGGAAGAGGGAAGAGGGAAGAAGGAAATCTAGATTTATGAGCTAAAACACCATCTATAGCAGTTCTCAATTGAGTGAGGTATAAATTAGTTGTTTAAAACTCTTGTGGGGTAGGCATCTTGCCTGCCCGAACTATACAATTTAATGCACGGTAGCTTAGCCGCTTATACATAGTTCGCAATCTGTGGTTACAGAGCCTAAATAGGGATTGAAAAGACTAAATATGCACTTCTAAACGGTTATTAAATTTGGATTGTTCTGTGGTTTTTGGCGATCGCTACCTCCTACTATCTCTAAATTTCCTTGTAAAAACTGTTCTCGACAAGCGTGACGCTGAATTTTACCGCTAGAGGTTTTGGGAATACTCTGCGTCTTGAGTAACAAGATGGCATGAACTTGCAATTCGTGTTCTTTAGTTACCGCTTGACGAATATTACCGATCGCTTCTTCTACATCGATTTGTTTCAGATAAGTTCGCTTTACCTCCTGTAAAATGACTAATTTCTCTAAACCCTCAATTTCAACAGTAAAAGCAGCGCTAGCGGCAGGTTGCAAGGCTATATGACTTTGCTCTACTGTTAGCTCTATATCTTGGGGATAATGGTTTCGTCCTCGGATGATAATTACATCCTTGATGCGTCCGGTGATGAAAAGTTCGTCATTTTGGATGAATCCTAGGTCGCCAGTGCGGAAAAATGGTTCTGCACCGCTATCTTTGAGGTAAGCTTGGAAGTTTTGCTCTGTTTCTAAAGGTCTATTCCAATAACCGAGAGTGACACTTCCTCCTTTAATCCAAATCTCTCCCACTTCCCCAGCAGCGC harbors:
- a CDS encoding acyl-CoA desaturase is translated as MSIELANTQNPEPAVVSAKKSRTIANDYIKSLQINHFIWYNVLPFVGFLVAIASLWWLPIGSIEVGLVIAMWALTMTGVSVGFHRHFTHQSFKTSPAMRVLFVILGSMAAQGALISWVAVHRRHHEYSDEPGDPHSPNLHGEGFWGTIQGLWHSHVGWLINHEYPNPAAYAPELLRDKTLSKINRQYVTWIVLGLVIPAVIGGLLHGSLIGALQGFLWGGLVRLFLVDNIILSVNSLSHVYGTHPFETGDRSRNNPWIAIPTFGESWQNNHHAFATSACIGLKWWQIDFGAWVVRILEKLGLVWDVNVPSANMMSAKRVTS